TCCATTTCCTCTATTACAACCAAAACGTCGCCGTTGCGCTTAACCCCGTGATGAGGGTTGCTTCGATAATCCCATATCAAAATTTGGGAACTGTTGCTTACGAACCGGCCGATTTGATCTTACCGATATCCGATAACGGAGATAAAGGATGCTGGTTCCGAATCGAGAGGGAATCGGATTTCCACTCCAAGGAAATCCGGATCCCACGGAACACACGACGACTCGTACTGGAGCTGTACGTGTCGTTTCACGGGAACGACGAGTTTTGGTACTCGAACCCGCCAAATTTATACATTACAACGAACAACTTAGCGACCGGGCGCGGCAATGGAGCTTACAGAGAGGTTTTCGTGACAGTCGACGGCGAAATGGTGGGTTCGGAAGTTCCATTTCCGGTGGTGTTCACCGGTGGCATCAACCCTCTGTTTTGGGAACCGGTGGTGGCCATCGGAGCCTTCGACCTTCCTTCGTACGATTTGGAATTGACGCCATTTCTGGAGAAGCTTCTAGATGGCAAAGCTCATAGCTTTGGAATTGGAGTGGCTGATGGGATTTCATATTGGCTTGTGGATGCCAATTTGCACATTTGGTTGGACCATCGATCAAAAAAGGTGAAGGCCAAATCAAGCGTTTTGCCTCTGCCTCCTGCTATTGAAGTGAATCGAGGTACCCAGTTTAAACAGCTTGATGGGGTTTTCAAGATCAGAGCAGAGAGAAGCAGTGAGTTTGTGGGATGGGTTAAGTCCAGTTCAGGCAACTACACCACCACATTCTCCCAGCGGTACAATTTCAAGAGCTCGATTCGATTCGCAAAGAACGGGACTTATAAATTGGTGAAGCAGAAAGTCAAGGCCAAAAGGGAAGTGAAGGTTGAGAATGAGAAAGGTGCGGTGGTGCTTAGGACCAGAGTTAGGAGGAGGTACCCTATCAATGTCATCACTGCTACTTTACCTGGGTCTCACAAGGACACTTATGTGTTAGTCACAAACATGTCGCATTCGATGAAGGAGAAGAGCTTGCATGGAGACTATTCGAGTCAGGTTTATAACAGTCAGGATTCGAGAGGGTGGATGGAGGTGAAGGATCACTCTGTTCTCTCTGGAACTGCAAATACTGAGCAGAGTTTTCGTTACAGTGGTGAGTTTGGTTGTTATTCAAGAACTGTTGGTACAAGCGATGGCAACCTCATCAGGGATAACTCCACCTTCCGTTGTTTGTCTGTCTCATGATGATTTTGTTTCCATTGGTTATCTTTCTCTGTTGCAAGTTTTCATGGCTTCCAACTCCAATCCATGTATgagtttttttcttatttaatctTTTCCGCTTATCCCCTTAGTCGCATTGCACAACAAAGTGCATTTGGTTTATGCTTAATAATGTATAAGATTTAGTCATCTGTGTCTGTAATATGCCTTCCTTTTCATTTGTATTTGTCTCAACGAGAATGAATACAAGGCATAGATTGTAAAAATGCCAAAAGCTGTGTCATTACCACTATGGAAATAATTTCTTATCTATGACCGCGGATGCTT
The Prunus dulcis chromosome 2, ALMONDv2, whole genome shotgun sequence DNA segment above includes these coding regions:
- the LOC117617600 gene encoding peptide-N4-(N-acetyl-beta-glucosaminyl)asparagine amidase A, which produces MYGVLLLLLLFFTNPASPSSFPDRFTKSLSANLLKHKSQEYLELGHPLPFDQLTPSCSHRVLRHSFANTMNSPPFSTGYSPPSDCPSPWSHIGLEFSAKCKGEQYDRIVGLWLGGAELLRTSTAEPTEKGIFWKVRKDITRYSSLLARCRLNLTMMLENVVDHVYTGVYHVEVHFLYYNQNVAVALNPVMRVASIIPYQNLGTVAYEPADLILPISDNGDKGCWFRIERESDFHSKEIRIPRNTRRLVLELYVSFHGNDEFWYSNPPNLYITTNNLATGRGNGAYREVFVTVDGEMVGSEVPFPVVFTGGINPLFWEPVVAIGAFDLPSYDLELTPFLEKLLDGKAHSFGIGVADGISYWLVDANLHIWLDHRSKKVKAKSSVLPLPPAIEVNRGTQFKQLDGVFKIRAERSSEFVGWVKSSSGNYTTTFSQRYNFKSSIRFAKNGTYKLVKQKVKAKREVKVENEKGAVVLRTRVRRRYPINVITATLPGSHKDTYVLVTNMSHSMKEKSLHGDYSSQVYNSQDSRGWMEVKDHSVLSGTANTEQSFRYSGEFGCYSRTVGTSDGNLIRDNSTFRCLSVS